In a single window of the Methanomassiliicoccales archaeon genome:
- a CDS encoding UPF0179 family protein, which translates to MVIVTLIGERQAKEGVEFVYRGPLTECKECKLKTVCFNLDVGGRYRIRSVRDVHHECKMHEDGVRVAEVERVKIQGSVSKKAALEGSTISFEDIKCRTLGCAHYRICHPIGLEKHTKMRISKIRGDLVCTEGNKLVEVVFE; encoded by the coding sequence GCAAAGGAAGGCGTCGAATTTGTCTACCGTGGGCCGCTCACAGAATGCAAGGAATGTAAGCTTAAGACCGTATGCTTCAACCTTGATGTGGGAGGACGCTACCGCATCAGATCGGTCCGTGACGTGCATCATGAATGCAAGATGCACGAGGACGGAGTAAGGGTCGCAGAGGTCGAAAGAGTAAAGATCCAAGGCTCGGTCAGCAAGAAGGCCGCGCTGGAAGGGTCTACCATATCCTTCGAGGACATCAAGTGCCGCACCCTCGGTTGCGCTCACTATCGCATCTGCCATCCAATAGGGTTGGAGAAGCACACCAAGATGCGCATCTCAAAGATCCGGGGAGACCTGGTCTGCACAGAGGGCAACAAACTGGTAGAGGTCGTTTTCGAATAA